From the Hordeum vulgare subsp. vulgare chromosome 1H, MorexV3_pseudomolecules_assembly, whole genome shotgun sequence genome, the window AATTAATAAATTCTTCGAGGCGGTTCTTTTCgtagcttctagaataagctgccccctacccagcttattcgAAAAGCCCAATCAAATATATTCTTTTAGAAGCCTACTAATTAAGTCTTGATTGCTAGGcttctaaaaaatatttttagttgggcttctagaataagctgggtagggggcagcttattctagaagcccaaaaaagctaccaaaagaactggccctaagtGCCACGTAAGCATCTCAATGTCATAACAAAAGAATATGAGATCCCAAAGCATATTGCCAACTACAAGGAAATCATGTGTGCCCTGTGCAGCTCAAACTCAAAGTTAACTACAGAGGTCTAAACTGCCCAACTGGAAACCACACCAATAAGagttagagctcaagctttttttCAGGCATCTAGGTCATTGTAAGTATAAATATATAACTACATAATAAGTAGGGGGGAAGTACTGAGAGGCTATATTCACTGGTCAAAATACCGGCCGATATTTAAGTTAACTGCTACTAGGCACCACACCAAATCAAATAACCCCTATTGAGCTCATTAAATGGTCCAGCTGATTTATCAGTCTGACAGCCGATAAAAGGCCGAATTATCAGGTGACCCAATTAACTGCCAGAGGAAATGTAGCCCATTtccctcccctcccccagccGCCCCGCGATCTAGGCGTTCAGGTTCCCGCTCCTTTGTCCTAGAGGAGCAGCCGCTTGTGAAGTCAACAAGCCCACGCCTCCAACCTCCTCCAGGAGTCTCCCCTCTCCTGGTAATGATGTGTATGTATGTTGCCGATACTAATGTGTACACATATCTAGACATCTAGTACAGTACATGTTGCTATGTAGCCTAGGACATATAGATATGGCTCTAATGATAAATTCAGTTAATAGGCCTATTCACCGATTAATCCCTACTCAGCCACCGACTGAGCAGCTACCGGGTACCGATATCCTGAACATTGGCTACATTCCAACATGAGCATCATGGATCGACACACAGTAAGGCCCACGTATGATTTGCATGACacgtcagttttgagttggtatGTAGCTCGGAATGTGTAGTGCTTTAGCATAAGAGAAAACAAACATGCTAGCGTTGCTCtgaatccacacacacacacacacacacacacacacacaccctcctCTACTCTTATCCAACATGTCTATCAAATTCCTCCCTTCTCAACCTTTCCTTCTTAGGTCCTCATTATTTCCAGCCCTTATTTTCTTCGATCCACCAACAATTTAGAAATTGCAGCGATCCAGTCGTCGTGTACCGCAGAAAGGCAGAGTCTTTCCTCTAGGCAACACAGGCATATCAAATTGCATGGAAAAATAATCCATACCAAGAGGCAAGAACTGGTTACTACCACTACCAGACTGAAATCAATCACCAATATCACAACAATGCCGATGCTTAAAACCTAATCCACCAATAAATCCGATCTATTTAGTCTAGAGCATGATGAGTAGAGAACGAAAGAGCAAAAGAATCCATCTCACCCGACGGGGTCGAGGACATCCCTGGAGATCTTCATCTTCTTGGTGGCGCCCTTGTGCAGGTCTTCCAGGCTGCAGGCCAGCGGCCGCTCGATCGCCGCCCCCTTCCTCGCCGACCCACCGCCGGACGCCTCCCCTGACCCGGGAGAGAAGGCGGCGGCCGCGGCGGCAGCGTTGGCGCCGCATCCTGGGACAGACTGCGGAGCGCTGCCTCCGCTCCAGGGGCTGCGCGGCCCCTGCCCGAAGCACGAGCCCCCGAACATCTCCTGGAAGATCTCGTCGGCGCTCCTCGGATGGAAGCGGAACCCGGGgccgctgctgctgccgccgaaGCCGTGGGCGTgcgcgggcgcggcggagggggaCGGCGGGGCCACGCCCGCCTTGACCCCCTCCTCGCCGTACTGGTCGTAAACGGCCCGCTTATCCGGGTCGCTGAGCACCTGCGGGGAGAAGGCGACAGATTGATAGGGTTctcgtcgtcggcggcggcggcaatgGAGCGAGTGAGGAAGGGAGGGGACGTACGTCGTAGGCGACGGAGACCTGCTTGAAGAGGGTGTCGGCCTGCGGGGAGGGGTTCTTGTCCGGGTGGTACTTCATGACTAGGCGGCGGTAGGCCTTCTTGAGCTCGTCGTCGGTGGCGCCGCGGCCGACGCCGAGCACCTTGTAGTAGTCCGCCTCCATCGACGGCGACGGCTGATGCGGCAGGTGGTTCCGGCTCCCAACTTGGGATTGGCTTTGGCTGGTTGCGGACgacagggagggagggggagggggacgaCGAGGGTTTTGCTTCCCCTCTGTTCCTCCTTGAGAAGGGGCTGGTTTTGAGGTTTTCTCTTCTTGCTCTATTATTTTTTAGGACTTCTTATTCTATTTCTGTTGTTGGAGCGACATACTCCTTCGgttactaaatataagtcttcttGAGAGATTCTATTAGAAACTTATATCTCTATCTCTACTctctacctactaataaagcaattagTGTTTCTGTCGTTCGTCATTAACATTGTCCCTGAAGTTGatgaaaattacccaccaatgccattaATAAGTGGAAAACGATTCGGTTTTTTTCCTTAAATCACCGTCGCTAGCTTCTGGTTCATCAACCTTCATGCCATTAGACTACATAAGCACACTAGCCAGCCTGTTGGCTTCCCCTATCTATCCCGTTCGAGAGACCTGGGTTTGACCCTAGGTACTTCCCATTTTCTCTAGACTTTTCTCAAACCTCAAATATTTTACTGATTaaagtattttaaaaaatatccATATCTTTCAAACCtcaatttcaaaattaacatgttatttgataaaaaatattcatgatttttataaaatgttATGATTTCTAAATTGTTGGTAATTTCAGAAATTAAGAGTGACAGTGTATCTCAATGATGCAGTAAAATATGATCATCTCCATTGGAAATTACGGAAAAAAAATCTGTTGCAACGCACCGGCCTTTTGCTAGTACAGAgtaaaatgagtaaatctacaaTCTaacatatgtctatatacatccgtatgtagttcattaatggaacctctaaaaagacttatatttaggaacgaaggagtACAATTCTTGCTCGGGAAATAAGTCTTTTTTTTACAGTTACAGTCTAAAAGAGATAAGTATCTACTAAAATGATCTAACGTTCTACTctccccgttcctaaatataagtcttttaagagattacgTTGCGACTTACATTTGGAAAGGGAGGAAGTAGTTCTCAATCTTAATTGTAACAAGTTGTGTGAGGTGTTTTCAGTAATTTGTAGAGATTTTTAGGTAATAAAATTTGCTCTTACCATATATTCCTTCAATCGGTTTTAAAACTTTATTTCTCTATCCACCTATAATTGTGGACTGTGGACTATGAATTGGTTTAACAAAGCTATCAATAGTTTGACTATATGTAGTTCCGTAGAATAATGCTTAAGCCAAGATATCGGTTGTCTATTTCTATATAGCCTTTATTTATGAGTCTTTATGGCTGTCAAACTTTCAGCTATGTATTTCATTGATGTCTTTTCTAAGCTTATGCATCTTTTACAATAATAATTTTCGGTGGAACTTGCTCTCTTTTTTAAGTAGCCATATAGTAATAGGTATGTAATTTCTCATTTTTCTCTTTAAGTTCAAGTTAGCATATCTTTCCATTAGGCACATAACATACACAATGAGTGTATGTGAACATGTATCCCATCAGAGTATGTAGGTTGCTTTATACATATCTAATGGGGAGTCCTCCGTCCTCTCAAGATGGACTTCGGAGACTACACGATGGAACGTGATCAAGACTGCATCGTTTGGAGGCTTGACGTATACTTCAAGACTTCTCCTAACGCTTTTACACTAGGATACCGACCTTGTAACCCTAGATATCCTACTCGATGTCTATATAAGCCGTGGAATTTAGCCCGTAGAGGGGACTGGAACACAACATTACTCACCTAGCCCTAGGGTTAGAACACATCTCACGATCTCggggtagatcaactttgtactcgATACTTctccatcaatataaacaagagtaggacgtagggttttacctccatcaagagggcccaaacctaggtaaacaatgcctcttttgttcatatgACCACCGATCTGACATCCACAGGTAGGGACTCCCTACCCCgaggtcccgagaattaagaggtagaaggaaaaaagTTCGGGGTAACGAAAACGATccccgcgttcccaagtggcttcatcttcagaatggttagaccattgaactttaaggaaCTTCATTGCCTTCTGACAGTTTCGACGTCCAGCTTGATTGAGAATGTGGATCGGGTGTTCTTTATAAGAAAGGCCTTGTTGCAgttcaagcataccatgatccactactcggataggatccttgaagcaccgGCGGAGTTGTGACACAGGGAAGACATTGTGAACCCGAGAAAGGTTCGACAGTAGTTCCAATTGATATGCCACCTTTCCACGCATTTTGAGAATAGTgaatggaccaatatagcgaggagataGCTTGCCCTTTATCCCAAAGCGGTGTCCACCCCTCATTGTTGTGACTCGAAAATAAGCCTTTTCACCAAGTTGATAGGACATATCTTTGTGAtggcggtcatactgactcttctaacgagactgagcagccttcagattctcacgaATAAcgcagacttgatcttcgacatgttggatagtatccggaccaaagagtgaacgttccccagtttctgaccaattcagaggagctcgacactttcgtccatacaacacttcaaagggggcaTCTTCGGACAAGCTTGAtatctattgttgtaggagaactcggcatacaggagagattcctcccatttcttgccGAAATAAATGACACAAGCTTGAAGCATGTGTTCGAGAATCTGGttcactcgttcaacttgtccctggggttAAGGATGAAAAGCGGTGCTAAAGGAtagatgagttcccatagctttCTGGAAACTTGCCTAGAATCTTAAAGTGAATAAGCTACCACGGTCTAAGct encodes:
- the LOC123412628 gene encoding dnaJ homolog subfamily B member 13-like codes for the protein MEADYYKVLGVGRGATDDELKKAYRRLVMKYHPDKNPSPQADTLFKQVSVAYDVLSDPDKRAVYDQYGEEGVKAGVAPPSPSAAPAHAHGFGGSSSGPGFRFHPRSADEIFQEMFGGSCFGQGPRSPWSGGSAPQSVPGCGANAAAAAAAFSPGSGEASGGGSARKGAAIERPLACSLEDLHKGATKKMKISRDVLDPVGRPMSVEEILTIDIKPGWKKGTKITFPEKGNETRNVIPSDLVFIIEERAHPKFKRDGNDLVYTHKISLVDALTGCAVQLTTLDGRSLTVPVKSVISPTYEEVVQGEGMPITREPSKKGNLRIKFQIKFPTALTADQKAGVQQLLS